From a single Micromonospora pallida genomic region:
- a CDS encoding aminotransferase class III-fold pyridoxal phosphate-dependent enzyme has translation MATPNPTENLVAELLTQPWVIDMFTEIGERQRQSIEVSGQVRERAASNHVFWPFHAPQFPLVVAEAAGSRITDIDGNTYLDSHLGFGAQALFGHNPPAVVEHVREHLGRSTGNGYLNLTELQLVDLLEDILPHCQKFAFLNSGTDATNAAIRLCRAHTGRRLVAKFEGALHGVHDLAAHNTAFWYHGHPTQPFPEVTEDGIAPLPSLTGVAPAPKTELLVLPNDTAAALALIEKHRDELACVLGEAVSSSFPYAEHTVPLIKAVAERCKTLRVPFVLDEVLTGFRYGISGAADHFDIPADLYCYGKVVTGLGLPLSVVAGRADIIDHMQTTGLPLTDLGRKTCVQTTHAGNHLSLAASFASLSQLRDAGPAYYERTRAKIATVQNRLADFRTETGIPLRLLGFGDFIGSFGFVAGESYDDYREFAAAVNPIGLFLLTLMLRRRGIYTLSLPMFFTGDAHSDADVEEVLAAVLDSARELDKHGFPFVLPA, from the coding sequence ATGGCCACCCCCAACCCGACCGAGAACCTGGTCGCCGAACTGCTCACCCAGCCCTGGGTGATCGACATGTTCACCGAGATCGGGGAGCGTCAGCGCCAGTCGATCGAGGTCTCCGGCCAGGTCCGGGAGCGCGCCGCGTCCAACCACGTCTTCTGGCCGTTCCACGCGCCGCAGTTCCCGCTGGTCGTCGCCGAGGCGGCCGGCAGCCGGATCACCGACATCGACGGCAACACCTACCTCGACTCGCACCTGGGCTTCGGCGCGCAGGCGCTGTTCGGGCACAACCCGCCGGCAGTGGTCGAGCACGTCCGGGAGCACCTGGGCCGCTCCACCGGCAACGGCTACCTCAACCTCACCGAGCTGCAACTGGTCGACCTGCTCGAGGACATCCTGCCGCACTGCCAGAAGTTCGCCTTCCTGAACTCCGGCACCGACGCCACCAACGCGGCCATCCGGCTCTGCCGGGCGCACACCGGCCGTCGGCTGGTGGCCAAGTTCGAGGGCGCCCTGCACGGCGTGCACGACCTGGCCGCGCACAACACCGCCTTCTGGTACCACGGCCACCCGACGCAGCCCTTCCCGGAGGTCACCGAGGACGGCATCGCGCCGCTGCCCTCGCTCACCGGCGTCGCGCCGGCCCCGAAGACCGAGCTGCTCGTCCTGCCCAACGACACCGCTGCCGCGCTGGCGCTGATCGAGAAGCACCGCGACGAGCTGGCCTGCGTGCTCGGCGAGGCGGTCTCCTCGTCGTTCCCGTACGCCGAGCACACCGTCCCGCTGATCAAGGCGGTCGCGGAGCGCTGCAAGACCCTGCGGGTGCCGTTCGTCCTCGACGAGGTGCTCACCGGCTTCCGCTACGGGATCTCCGGCGCCGCCGACCACTTCGACATCCCGGCCGACCTGTACTGCTACGGCAAGGTGGTCACCGGTCTCGGCCTGCCGCTGTCCGTGGTGGCCGGTCGGGCCGACATCATCGACCACATGCAGACCACCGGTCTGCCCCTGACCGACCTGGGCCGCAAGACCTGCGTGCAGACCACGCACGCCGGCAACCACCTCTCGCTGGCCGCCTCGTTCGCCTCGCTGAGCCAGCTCCGCGACGCCGGCCCGGCCTACTACGAGCGCACCCGGGCCAAGATCGCCACGGTGCAGAACCGGCTCGCCGACTTCCGTACCGAGACCGGCATCCCGCTGCGGCTGCTCGGCTTCGGCGACTTCATCGGCTCGTTCGGCTTCGTCGCCGGCGAGTCGTACGACGACTACCGCGAGTTCGCCGCGGCGGTGAACCCGATCGGGCTGTTCCTGCTGACCCTGATGCTGCGTCGTCGGGGCATCTACACGCTCAGCCTGCCGATGTTCTTCACCGGCGACGCGCACAGCGACGCGGACGTGGAGGAAGTGCTCGCCGCCGTCCTCGACTCCGCCCGGGAACTGGACAAGCACGGCTTCCCGTTCGTCCTCCCGGCCTGA
- a CDS encoding methyltransferase domain-containing protein — protein MSTQTTDTGLSQEGSVEDLHRAVRDHYDKLVDLYEDLWGEHIHHGYWDLDAPHVSRDVAQRRTSQELMRFGGIPEGAKVLDSGCGIGASAVMLAADLGCTVEGITLSHEQVKRATEKAAGAGVADRTSFRVLDAMHTDYPDDTFDVVWSMESCELMPDKRAYLAENLRILKPGGRLVVATWTSRDDQLDPKEVKLLRRLYRDFAISHVLPLEHYAKLCGELGYTDVRTADWTDNVRATWALSADIVKPLMRDPSYVWKLVRAKGADIFRFLNSVPLMKQAYDKDVMHYGVYTAVKPG, from the coding sequence GTGAGCACCCAGACCACCGACACCGGGCTGAGCCAGGAGGGTTCGGTCGAGGACCTGCACCGGGCCGTGCGTGACCACTACGACAAGCTCGTCGACCTCTACGAGGACCTGTGGGGCGAGCACATCCACCACGGCTACTGGGACCTCGACGCGCCCCACGTGTCGCGGGACGTCGCACAGCGGCGCACCAGCCAGGAGCTGATGCGGTTCGGCGGCATCCCGGAGGGCGCGAAGGTGCTCGACAGCGGCTGCGGCATCGGCGCGTCCGCGGTGATGCTCGCCGCCGACCTCGGCTGCACGGTCGAGGGCATCACGCTCAGCCACGAGCAGGTCAAGCGGGCCACCGAGAAGGCCGCCGGGGCCGGCGTCGCCGACCGTACGTCGTTCCGGGTGCTGGACGCCATGCACACCGACTACCCGGACGACACCTTCGACGTCGTCTGGTCGATGGAGAGCTGCGAGCTGATGCCCGACAAGCGGGCCTACCTCGCGGAGAACCTGCGCATCCTCAAGCCGGGCGGCCGGCTCGTGGTGGCCACCTGGACCAGCCGCGACGACCAGCTCGACCCGAAGGAGGTCAAGCTGCTGCGCCGGCTCTACCGCGACTTCGCCATCTCGCACGTGCTGCCGCTGGAGCACTACGCGAAGCTCTGTGGCGAGTTGGGCTACACCGACGTGCGGACCGCGGACTGGACCGACAACGTCCGGGCCACCTGGGCACTGTCGGCCGACATCGTCAAGCCGCTGATGCGCGACCCCTCGTACGTGTGGAAGCTGGTGCGGGCCAAGGGCGCGGACATCTTCCGCTTCCTCAACTCCGTCCCGCTGATGAAGCAGGCGTACGACAAGGACGTCATGCACTACGGCGTCTACACCGCCGTCAAGCCGGGCTGA
- a CDS encoding cytochrome c oxidase assembly protein → MTRVEQRPVDPPVAARRGVPVPVLVAATVAVAAVVLAGALRYGGGTDREQILGLPDGGAVTAWGLPVARALSYLGAVLTVGWTVAAAFLLPGLDRLVGPTGYRLLRRASWSAALWLVATVVALPLTASSLLGQPADQVTTVTVLSLAMSVSQGQGLVVAAAMIAMVLAATRWAITRTGVAVTALLAVAATLPPVLTGHSAGSGNHAIAVSSVGIHTAATALWVGGLAALLTLPGTRDLPRAARRYSTLALWCFVLMGLSGVANTVLRLYRPDELWSTRYGALVLVKAVVLVALGGFGAAHRSRTLPRLAVDGARAFRRLAAIEVLVFAGIVAVGVAMSRSPAPVTVDPAEPDVYTELLGFPLPAAPTVARLLGQPVPDAYFLLVAVIGGGLYLAGVRRLRQAGRAWPAARTVSLLAGMLVLVAVTCLGFARYAAVTHAHHIGQHLALLVLVPLLVSGGAPGALAGAVLRSGPTPDLPGAREWWETLRRSGPARGLGHPVTAVVALVACLYLPYVAPVLSWLMQRHVGHLGMLTAFLFAGGAVATVLRHRPRRVVAAVLAVTTAALVLFAVLVRRSDRLRSADWFDLVRPDWAPTPAADHKQAAWTALAGAVVLAVAGLVRLTRTAPEPAGDVEGPAPANRDEQPTPANGDESAVTTGERPG, encoded by the coding sequence GTGACCCGGGTCGAGCAGCGTCCGGTCGACCCGCCGGTGGCCGCCCGACGCGGCGTCCCGGTCCCCGTGCTGGTCGCCGCGACGGTTGCCGTCGCCGCCGTCGTCCTCGCCGGCGCGCTGCGGTACGGCGGCGGGACGGACCGCGAGCAGATCCTCGGCCTGCCCGACGGTGGCGCGGTCACCGCCTGGGGGCTTCCGGTCGCCCGGGCCCTGAGCTACCTCGGGGCGGTCCTGACCGTCGGTTGGACGGTCGCCGCCGCGTTCCTCCTGCCCGGGCTGGACCGGCTGGTCGGTCCGACCGGGTACCGCCTGCTCCGCCGGGCGTCCTGGTCGGCGGCGCTCTGGCTGGTGGCGACCGTGGTCGCGCTGCCGCTCACCGCCTCCAGCCTGCTCGGCCAGCCCGCCGACCAGGTCACCACGGTCACCGTGCTCAGCCTCGCCATGTCGGTGTCGCAGGGGCAGGGACTGGTCGTCGCGGCGGCCATGATCGCCATGGTGCTCGCCGCGACCCGCTGGGCGATCACCCGTACCGGCGTCGCGGTCACCGCCCTGCTGGCCGTCGCGGCGACCCTCCCGCCGGTGCTGACCGGGCACTCGGCGGGTTCCGGCAACCACGCGATCGCGGTCAGCAGCGTCGGCATACACACCGCGGCGACGGCCCTCTGGGTCGGTGGCCTGGCCGCGCTGCTCACCCTCCCCGGCACCCGGGACCTGCCCCGGGCGGCCCGCCGCTACAGCACGCTGGCGCTCTGGTGCTTCGTGCTGATGGGACTGAGCGGGGTCGCCAACACCGTGCTCCGGCTGTACCGGCCGGACGAGTTGTGGAGCACCCGGTACGGGGCGCTGGTGCTGGTCAAGGCAGTCGTGCTGGTGGCGCTGGGTGGCTTCGGGGCCGCCCACCGGTCCCGTACGCTGCCCCGGCTCGCCGTCGACGGCGCGCGGGCGTTCCGCCGGCTCGCCGCGATCGAGGTCCTGGTGTTCGCCGGGATCGTGGCCGTCGGCGTCGCGATGTCCCGGTCCCCGGCGCCGGTCACCGTCGACCCGGCCGAGCCGGACGTCTACACCGAACTGCTCGGCTTCCCGCTGCCCGCCGCCCCGACCGTGGCCCGGCTGCTGGGCCAGCCGGTTCCGGACGCGTACTTCCTGCTCGTCGCCGTGATCGGCGGGGGCCTGTACCTCGCCGGCGTCCGTCGGCTGCGGCAGGCCGGTCGGGCCTGGCCGGCGGCGCGTACGGTCAGCCTGCTGGCCGGCATGCTGGTGCTGGTCGCGGTGACCTGTCTGGGCTTCGCCCGGTACGCGGCGGTGACCCACGCCCACCACATCGGCCAGCACCTGGCCCTGCTGGTGCTCGTCCCGCTGCTGGTCAGCGGTGGAGCGCCCGGCGCGCTGGCCGGGGCGGTGCTGCGGTCCGGGCCCACGCCCGACCTCCCCGGGGCCCGCGAGTGGTGGGAGACGCTGCGCCGCAGCGGCCCCGCACGGGGCCTGGGCCATCCGGTCACCGCGGTGGTCGCGTTGGTGGCCTGTCTCTACCTGCCCTACGTCGCCCCGGTGCTGAGCTGGCTGATGCAGCGGCACGTCGGGCACCTGGGGATGCTCACCGCGTTCCTGTTCGCCGGCGGGGCGGTCGCCACCGTGCTGCGCCACCGGCCCCGGCGGGTCGTCGCGGCCGTGCTGGCGGTCACCACGGCGGCGCTGGTGCTCTTCGCCGTCCTGGTCCGGCGCAGCGACCGGCTGCGGTCGGCCGACTGGTTCGACCTGGTCCGCCCGGACTGGGCGCCGACCCCGGCCGCCGACCACAAACAGGCGGCCTGGACGGCGCTGGCGGGCGCGGTGGTGCTGGCGGTGGCCGGTCTGGTCCGGCTCACCCGAACCGCCCCCGAGCCGGCCGGCGACGTCGAGGGCCCGGCGCCGGCCAACAGAGACGAGCAGCCGACGCCGGCCAACGGAGACGAGAGCGCGGTGACGACCGGCGAGCGGCCGGGGTGA
- a CDS encoding NADPH-dependent FMN reductase: MTGVELALLGGSLRPGSVSERVLRACADLAADRGARCTVLTAADLEMPLYQPGAPHRRPAAAELLAAVRRADGLIVVTPTYHGGMSGLVKNALDHLEDLAADRPAYLDGKVVGSVAVGWSEHGAATAVAALRTTVTSLRGWVTPMAVAVNSIELAALEDVDAAIRADARLMRRLTILVGQVTDFAGRGTAARLVPSA, encoded by the coding sequence GTGACCGGCGTGGAGCTGGCACTGCTCGGCGGGTCGCTGCGGCCGGGGTCGGTGAGCGAGCGGGTGCTGCGCGCCTGCGCCGACCTCGCCGCCGACCGCGGTGCCCGCTGCACGGTGCTCACCGCGGCGGACCTGGAGATGCCGCTCTACCAGCCCGGTGCCCCGCACCGCCGGCCGGCCGCCGCCGAGCTGCTGGCGGCGGTGCGCCGGGCCGACGGGCTGATCGTGGTGACCCCCACCTACCACGGCGGCATGTCCGGCCTGGTCAAGAACGCCCTGGACCACCTGGAGGACCTGGCCGCCGACCGGCCGGCCTACCTCGACGGGAAGGTCGTCGGATCGGTGGCCGTGGGCTGGAGCGAGCACGGCGCGGCGACCGCGGTCGCCGCGCTGCGTACCACGGTGACGTCGCTGCGCGGCTGGGTCACGCCGATGGCGGTCGCCGTCAACTCGATCGAGCTGGCCGCCCTCGAGGACGTCGACGCGGCGATCCGTGCCGACGCCCGGCTGATGCGCCGGCTGACGATCCTGGTCGGCCAGGTCACCGACTTCGCCGGCCGGGGCACCGCGGCCCGCCTGGTTCCCAGTGCCTGA
- a CDS encoding copper resistance CopC family protein yields the protein MPRWSGPAGLVIRQVAAAMAAVAVALAVSATPASAHARLVDASPADGTTLSAPVETVEFTFDDRVRDRFVTIVVAGPEGRSYLRGGVEVDQFRLRQPVYPTGSGSYRVAWRVVGSDGHPVQGEFRFRVALPPGQEPTVRPPAEPADDSTTRSGTPWALVAGGGLVLLAAAVALGTRPRRAARRLPR from the coding sequence ATGCCCCGATGGTCCGGCCCGGCCGGCCTGGTGATCCGACAGGTGGCAGCGGCGATGGCCGCCGTGGCGGTCGCGCTCGCGGTCTCCGCGACCCCGGCCAGCGCGCACGCCCGACTGGTCGACGCCAGCCCCGCCGACGGCACCACCCTCTCGGCCCCGGTGGAGACGGTCGAGTTCACCTTCGACGACCGCGTCCGGGACCGGTTCGTCACGATCGTGGTCGCCGGGCCGGAGGGCCGGTCGTACCTGCGGGGCGGGGTCGAGGTCGACCAGTTCCGGCTCCGCCAGCCGGTGTACCCGACCGGCTCGGGGTCGTACCGGGTCGCGTGGCGGGTGGTCGGCTCCGACGGGCATCCGGTGCAGGGTGAGTTCCGGTTCCGGGTCGCCCTGCCGCCCGGTCAGGAACCGACGGTCCGGCCCCCGGCGGAACCCGCCGACGACTCGACCACCCGGTCGGGCACGCCCTGGGCGCTGGTGGCCGGCGGCGGGCTCGTGCTGCTGGCGGCGGCTGTGGCGCTGGGGACGCGGCCCCGTCGGGCGGCGCGGCGGCTCCCCCGGTGA
- a CDS encoding aminotransferase class III-fold pyridoxal phosphate-dependent enzyme, with protein MTIADSTPDTRTPAEILADVMSQPWVGDLFAELTERQQNSMALAEEVREHVVTNHVFLPFHAPMFPLGVAEAQGSRLTDVDGNTYIDSHLGFGGQSLFGHNPPQVVEFVREQALRGTGNGYLNPLELKLGELLKELIPHCEKFALLNSGTDAIAIATRLARAYTGKRLVAKFEGCWHGTGDVAAHNTSFFAHGHPKVNPFPEIGSDGIEPLTAFTGVPQLEMLILPHDAAAASKLIEKYADDLACVIADAACQSWPFTDQTIPELREVAQRCQELEVPFILDEVLTGFRFGTAGAAGHFDIPADLHCYGKVVSGLGLPLAAIGGKAELLEAAHTSGMPLTDIGSKTFVVNTHSGNHLSIAASYASLSMLRDAGPAFYERTEAKVARVQSRLADFRAETGIPLRLLGFGAFAGTFGFTARDSYDTYRDFGAAANPLGPAVLTLMLRKRGVYTLSMPMFYTGDAHSDADVDAICDAVIDAAREMGRNDFPFVIP; from the coding sequence ATGACGATCGCCGACAGCACCCCTGACACCCGTACCCCGGCCGAGATCCTCGCCGATGTCATGTCCCAGCCCTGGGTGGGCGACCTCTTCGCCGAGCTGACGGAGCGGCAGCAGAACTCCATGGCGTTGGCCGAGGAGGTGCGGGAGCACGTGGTCACCAACCACGTGTTCCTGCCCTTCCACGCGCCGATGTTCCCGCTCGGTGTCGCCGAGGCCCAGGGCAGCCGGCTCACCGACGTCGACGGCAACACGTACATCGACTCGCACCTCGGCTTCGGCGGGCAGTCGCTGTTCGGCCACAACCCGCCGCAGGTGGTCGAGTTCGTCCGCGAGCAGGCGCTGCGCGGCACCGGCAACGGCTACCTCAACCCGCTGGAGCTGAAGCTCGGCGAACTGCTCAAGGAACTGATCCCGCACTGCGAGAAGTTCGCCCTGCTCAACTCCGGCACCGACGCCATCGCCATTGCCACCCGGCTGGCCCGGGCGTACACCGGCAAGCGGCTGGTCGCCAAGTTCGAGGGCTGCTGGCACGGCACCGGCGACGTGGCCGCCCACAACACCTCGTTCTTCGCGCACGGCCACCCGAAGGTGAACCCGTTCCCGGAGATCGGCTCGGACGGCATCGAGCCGCTGACCGCCTTCACCGGCGTGCCGCAGCTCGAGATGCTGATCCTGCCGCACGACGCCGCCGCCGCGAGCAAGCTGATCGAGAAGTACGCCGACGATCTCGCCTGCGTCATCGCCGACGCCGCCTGCCAGTCCTGGCCGTTCACCGACCAGACCATCCCGGAACTGCGGGAGGTCGCGCAGCGCTGCCAGGAACTCGAGGTCCCGTTCATCCTGGACGAGGTGCTCACCGGCTTCCGGTTCGGCACCGCGGGCGCGGCCGGCCACTTCGACATCCCCGCCGACCTGCACTGCTACGGCAAGGTCGTCTCCGGTCTCGGGCTGCCGCTGGCGGCCATCGGCGGCAAGGCGGAACTGCTGGAGGCGGCGCACACCTCGGGCATGCCGCTGACCGACATCGGCAGCAAGACCTTCGTGGTCAACACCCACTCCGGCAACCACCTGTCGATCGCCGCGTCGTACGCCTCGCTGAGCATGCTGCGGGACGCGGGCCCGGCCTTCTACGAGCGGACCGAGGCCAAGGTGGCCCGGGTGCAGTCGCGGCTGGCGGACTTCCGCGCCGAGACCGGCATCCCGTTGCGACTGCTCGGCTTCGGCGCCTTCGCCGGCACCTTCGGCTTCACCGCCCGGGACTCCTACGACACCTACCGGGACTTCGGTGCGGCGGCCAACCCGCTCGGCCCGGCCGTGCTCACCCTGATGCTGCGTAAGCGCGGCGTCTACACGCTGAGCATGCCGATGTTCTACACCGGCGACGCGCACTCCGACGCCGACGTGGACGCCATCTGTGACGCGGTGATCGACGCGGCCCGGGAGATGGGTCGCAACGACTTCCCGTTCGTCATTCCCTGA
- a CDS encoding L-tyrosine/L-tryptophan isonitrile synthase family protein, protein MPRSTPTVSQGHAPGSDTAELISNVILRFLLPHRRSEAGEHAHTDCFAEQLGAIRHFVDRQEPILFTLPAFPCKSPNRRKVLGHLPDMGELLSLQFLNQLCDQVAKVHTPGARMLLCSDGHVFGDLIRVPDDHITEYGDEIQAMVERHDLSHIEAFSLQDVYAGYDYDGKRKLLTEQYAQSLESLRDEVRSDEKTLSLYRGITRFLVEDVSEWHDSKAALQRDCRQRAYGVIQRSRAWGDLIADHYPVSVRLSIHPQPCGAAKFGIRLLEIRDMWLTPWHSAAVLRTDGRFALLPRAEAEKAGKLVCRDGRPSHYVVDSAE, encoded by the coding sequence ATGCCACGCTCCACCCCCACCGTGTCGCAGGGCCACGCCCCGGGCAGCGACACCGCCGAACTGATCTCGAACGTGATCCTGCGCTTCCTCCTGCCCCACCGCCGGTCCGAGGCCGGCGAGCACGCGCACACCGACTGTTTCGCCGAGCAGCTCGGGGCGATCCGGCACTTCGTCGACCGGCAGGAACCGATCCTGTTCACCCTGCCGGCCTTCCCGTGCAAGTCACCCAACCGCCGCAAGGTCCTCGGTCACCTGCCCGACATGGGGGAACTGCTCTCCCTACAGTTCCTCAACCAGCTCTGCGACCAGGTCGCCAAGGTGCACACCCCCGGGGCGCGGATGCTGCTCTGCTCCGACGGGCACGTCTTCGGCGACCTGATCCGGGTGCCGGACGACCACATCACCGAGTACGGCGACGAGATCCAGGCGATGGTCGAGCGGCACGATCTGTCCCACATCGAGGCGTTCAGCCTCCAGGACGTCTACGCCGGGTACGACTACGACGGCAAGCGCAAGCTGCTGACCGAGCAGTACGCCCAGTCGCTGGAGAGCCTGCGCGACGAGGTCCGCTCCGACGAGAAGACGCTGAGCCTCTACCGGGGTATCACCCGGTTCCTGGTCGAGGACGTCAGCGAGTGGCACGACAGCAAGGCCGCGCTGCAACGGGACTGCCGCCAGCGGGCGTACGGCGTGATCCAGCGCAGCCGGGCCTGGGGCGACCTGATCGCCGACCACTATCCGGTGTCGGTCCGGCTCTCCATCCACCCGCAGCCCTGCGGGGCGGCCAAGTTCGGCATCCGGCTGCTGGAGATCCGGGACATGTGGCTGACCCCCTGGCACTCGGCAGCGGTGCTGCGGACCGACGGCCGCTTCGCGCTGCTACCCCGGGCGGAGGCCGAGAAGGCCGGCAAGCTGGTGTGCCGGGACGGCCGGCCGAGCCACTACGTGGTCGACTCCGCCGAGTGA
- a CDS encoding HAD-IIA family hydrolase, producing MTRVEPVTPVEPGGRDADRPLVERYRTMLFDLDGVVYRGAVAVDHAAPALADLARRGRDRIFVTNNPARTPSEVAALLDRLGVPASAASVVTSAQVAAAMTAATVPPGSRVLAVGGAAVLAALRQEGLTPVRTAADDPVAVVQGSAPEVDWRQLAEASYAVAWGLPWIATNLDLAVPREGGMAPGNGALVHAVTLATGRVPLVAGKPEPAIFEYACRRGPGPHVMVGDGLATDVEGAHRSGLDSVLVLTGVTGVDDLLDAPPAHRPTHVVTDLRGLFRAPPPIRGSDDGHTCGPWHTRREGNEIVLAGGPGDRADGVRVLCQTVWAARDEGRPAVVGARSRDLLRPRQRESLRR from the coding sequence GTGACACGTGTGGAGCCGGTGACCCCGGTGGAGCCGGGTGGCCGGGATGCCGACCGCCCACTGGTCGAGCGCTACCGCACGATGCTGTTCGACCTGGACGGGGTGGTCTATCGCGGTGCGGTCGCGGTGGACCACGCCGCACCCGCCCTCGCCGACCTGGCCCGGCGTGGACGGGACCGGATCTTCGTCACCAACAACCCCGCCCGGACGCCGTCCGAGGTCGCCGCCCTGCTGGACCGGCTCGGGGTCCCCGCGTCGGCCGCCTCGGTGGTCACCTCGGCACAGGTGGCGGCGGCGATGACGGCGGCCACCGTGCCGCCCGGCTCCCGGGTGCTCGCGGTGGGCGGGGCGGCGGTGCTGGCGGCCCTGCGCCAGGAGGGACTGACCCCGGTCCGCACGGCCGCCGACGATCCGGTGGCGGTGGTCCAGGGGTCGGCCCCCGAGGTCGACTGGCGTCAACTGGCCGAGGCGTCCTACGCCGTGGCATGGGGGCTGCCCTGGATTGCCACGAACCTGGACCTCGCGGTGCCCCGGGAGGGCGGCATGGCGCCGGGCAACGGCGCCCTCGTGCACGCCGTCACGCTGGCGACCGGACGCGTGCCGCTGGTCGCCGGCAAGCCGGAGCCGGCGATCTTCGAGTACGCCTGCCGGCGCGGACCGGGTCCACACGTGATGGTCGGTGACGGGTTGGCCACCGACGTCGAGGGGGCCCACCGCAGCGGCCTGGACAGTGTGCTCGTCCTGACCGGGGTCACCGGCGTCGACGACCTGCTCGACGCGCCACCGGCGCACCGGCCGACCCACGTCGTCACCGACCTGCGCGGCCTCTTCCGGGCTCCGCCGCCGATCCGGGGCTCGGACGACGGACACACCTGCGGCCCCTGGCACACCCGACGGGAGGGGAACGAGATCGTCCTGGCGGGCGGTCCCGGGGACCGGGCCGACGGCGTACGGGTGCTGTGCCAGACGGTGTGGGCCGCCCGGGACGAGGGCCGTCCCGCCGTCGTCGGTGCCCGCTCCCGGGACCTGCTGCGCCCCCGGCAGCGGGAGAGCCTGCGGAGGTGA
- a CDS encoding AMP-binding protein produces the protein MSIDSATSAALAVHPDRRGFTPDPAAGIARLTPAGTVAGALVERARRQPEAVAYYLPDEPEADQRITVAGMLDRAHAAGAALAAAGLRRGGRVCLCLDTSAPLLAGLFGAELLGAVPSVLEPPLSAGRKQLWLDRVRHIVAVAQPSVLVCDEELREATVEALAGLDVAVISPPFGDGVVADPVLDADPEEPAFIQFTSGTTSAAKGIVLSHRSVLAAASAIGLGGPFCDGDVMASWLPLHHDMGMVGATMTPFLLSLPSVLIRPLAFGTRPDRWLRLIHRYRATLSPAPNFAYRLVAAVGRKVDLTGVDLSCWRAAFNGAEVVDATTLRDFLAVAEPLGFRPEHLRPCFGMAELGLAATFSPVGTPPRSEPVSRTAMAEQGRASAPESPEDTHHYVSSGIPVPGTKIRIADANDVDLPDRHVGRLLVASDSMMTGYLNGPADPLLELRDGWLDTGDLGFLLDGELFVTGRSKDLIILAGRNYQPQTFERAAETVDGVRAGGAVAVGVPDPRSGTERMVLVVESKNHRDPERLAETARAVERAVSDRTGVRPGKVVVVAPRTLPKTSSGKLQRPQVAAMVAAGSIP, from the coding sequence ATGAGCATCGACAGCGCCACCAGCGCCGCCCTCGCGGTACACCCCGACCGGCGGGGTTTCACCCCCGACCCCGCCGCCGGGATCGCCCGGCTCACCCCGGCCGGCACAGTGGCCGGCGCGCTCGTGGAACGGGCGCGCCGGCAGCCCGAGGCGGTCGCCTACTACCTGCCGGACGAGCCCGAGGCCGACCAGCGGATCACGGTGGCCGGGATGCTCGACCGGGCGCACGCGGCCGGCGCGGCCCTGGCCGCGGCCGGGCTGCGCCGGGGCGGCCGGGTCTGCCTCTGCCTGGACACCTCGGCCCCGCTGCTGGCCGGACTGTTCGGGGCGGAACTGCTCGGCGCGGTTCCGTCAGTACTCGAGCCGCCGCTGAGCGCCGGCCGCAAGCAGCTCTGGCTGGACCGGGTGCGGCACATCGTGGCGGTGGCCCAGCCCTCGGTGCTGGTCTGCGACGAGGAGCTACGGGAGGCCACCGTCGAGGCCCTCGCCGGGCTGGACGTCGCGGTGATCAGCCCACCCTTCGGCGACGGGGTGGTCGCCGACCCGGTGCTGGACGCCGACCCGGAGGAGCCCGCCTTCATCCAGTTCACCTCCGGCACCACCTCGGCGGCGAAGGGCATCGTGCTGAGCCACCGCTCGGTGCTCGCCGCGGCCTCCGCGATCGGCCTCGGCGGCCCGTTCTGCGACGGCGACGTGATGGCGAGCTGGCTGCCGCTGCACCACGACATGGGCATGGTGGGGGCGACCATGACGCCGTTCCTGCTCTCCCTGCCGTCGGTGCTGATCCGGCCGCTGGCCTTCGGCACCCGTCCGGACCGCTGGCTGCGGCTGATCCACCGGTACCGGGCCACCCTCTCGCCCGCGCCGAACTTCGCGTACCGGCTGGTCGCCGCGGTGGGGCGGAAGGTCGACCTGACCGGGGTGGACCTGAGCTGCTGGCGGGCGGCGTTCAACGGGGCGGAGGTGGTCGACGCGACGACGCTGCGCGACTTCCTGGCGGTGGCCGAGCCGCTCGGCTTCCGTCCGGAGCACCTGCGGCCCTGCTTCGGCATGGCCGAACTCGGCCTCGCCGCGACCTTCTCGCCGGTCGGCACCCCGCCCCGGAGCGAGCCGGTCTCCCGGACCGCGATGGCCGAGCAGGGCCGGGCGTCGGCCCCGGAGTCGCCGGAGGACACCCACCACTACGTCTCCTCGGGCATCCCGGTGCCGGGCACCAAGATCCGGATCGCCGACGCGAACGACGTCGACCTGCCCGACCGGCATGTCGGCCGGCTGCTGGTGGCCAGCGACTCGATGATGACCGGCTACCTCAACGGTCCCGCCGACCCGCTGCTCGAACTGCGCGACGGCTGGCTGGACACCGGCGACCTCGGCTTCCTGCTCGACGGCGAACTCTTCGTCACCGGGCGGAGCAAGGACCTGATCATCCTGGCCGGCCGGAACTACCAGCCGCAGACCTTCGAGCGGGCCGCCGAGACCGTCGACGGGGTGCGGGCCGGCGGGGCGGTGGCGGTCGGCGTACCGGACCCGCGCAGCGGCACCGAACGGATGGTGCTGGTGGTGGAGAGCAAGAACCACCGGGACCCGGAGCGGCTTGCCGAGACGGCCCGCGCCGTCGAGCGCGCGGTCAGCGACCGGACCGGCGTACGCCCCGGGAAGGTGGTCGTGGTCGCCCCCCGTACCCTGCCCAAGACCTCCAGCGGGAAGCTGCAGCGCCCGCAGGTGGCCGCGATGGTGGCCGCCGGATCGATTCCGTGA